ATGCTGACTATGGCATCGGTGGCGGGTATTGTGGCTCCGGTGATGACCGGATATCTGCTACGCAGTGGAAAGGTGAAACGCATTGTGCTGCTGGTCTACAGCCAGCTGGCGAGTGGGGCGATCACGCTGGCGATTGGCTTTATGCCAGCCAGTGCGCTCTGGTCGCATGTCGGGCTTTTTGTTTTCGCCACGCTGGCGGCAGAGCTGATTGCGGTGATCCTGTGGGCAAGCGTAGCAGATGCCGCAGATTACGGATTTTATCGTTTTGGCGTTCGCATTAACGGCATGATTGGCGGCGGTATGTTGTTCGCGACGAAAGCCGGTATGGCGGTAGGGGGCGCGCTGATAGGGTATGTGCTGGCATGGTATGGTTATCGGCCAGAAATGCACACCGTGGCGTTGCCGGATCACCTTCCGGCGTTTCGTTGGCTCTATATCTGGCTCCCGGCCTGTTGCCTGTTTTTGACGGCGGCTTTGCTGCAGTGTTATCGGCTGGATGAACAAAAAATGAGGGATGTTATGATGGCCGTTCGGGATGAGGCGGGTCGGAAAGAGGCGACACGACATGGATTATAAAAAACACATTCTCAATATTTTGCACAGTGAGCACGCGTCACGCGCGGAGATGACCCGGCGGGTTGGCGTCACCAAAGCCTACATTACCAAGCTGACATCACAGCTGTTGCAGGAAGGGTGGATTGAGGAGCGCGATATTAAAGATGTCGCCTTTGGTCGTCCGCAGCAACTTCTGGCCGTAAAAGGCGGACAAGCCTTTAGTATCAATATTATGCTGCGAAAGGGGAGTTTTCAGGGAACGCTTAACGATTACAACACCCAGGTTGATGCGCTTGCGACTCATGAATTTTCCCTGCCGGAAATGATGACGCCAGCCGAGTTGGTCATCCGCATTGCGGGTGGCATTAAAGCGCTGTGCGACGCCGCCGGGGTTGCGCAATCCCGCATCAACGTGGCCAGTGTAGCGCTACAGGGCGGGATTGAACATTTCACCGGTGTGGTACGTTATTGCCCGCTGTTTACGGACAATAACGTCAATCTGATGGCGCTTATTCAGGAGCATGTCGGGATCACCACCCGAATTTATAACATTGCTCATTGCACCAACTACCTGCTGGCAAAGCGATCGCCGGGATTATCGTATGTGGCCTTTATGCCAGGCTTTGGCAGCCTGGGATATGGCTACTGCACAAACGGTGTACCAGGGTTGGGTGAGAACGGTTTTTATCCGGAAATCGTACATTTACCGTATGAAGGCGGCATAGAACACGCCTTTAATGTCATTGAAGAGAACAAAGCAGAGACGGTGCTGACCACAGCGAAAGCACTCTACTTCGCCATTTGTTGCACTGCGCCCATTCATAACATCAAGCTGGCGATTGCC
This sequence is a window from Enterobacter sp. RHBSTW-00994. Protein-coding genes within it:
- a CDS encoding NagC family transcriptional regulator, whose translation is MDYKKHILNILHSEHASRAEMTRRVGVTKAYITKLTSQLLQEGWIEERDIKDVAFGRPQQLLAVKGGQAFSINIMLRKGSFQGTLNDYNTQVDALATHEFSLPEMMTPAELVIRIAGGIKALCDAAGVAQSRINVASVALQGGIEHFTGVVRYCPLFTDNNVNLMALIQEHVGITTRIYNIAHCTNYLLAKRSPGLSYVAFMPGFGSLGYGYCTNGVPGLGENGFYPEIVHLPYEGGIEHAFNVIEENKAETVLTTAKALYFAICCTAPIHNIKLAIATGELFEDYGEEVLPRVQDMLDNNPNQHIREIRLRHDKTGYHYGVKGLVQLSSDSITEQLV